One genomic segment of Fundulus heteroclitus isolate FHET01 chromosome 10, MU-UCD_Fhet_4.1, whole genome shotgun sequence includes these proteins:
- the noc3l gene encoding nucleolar complex protein 3 homolog isoform X1, which translates to MGPLRSKKRRPTFRRLLKTSGMKLENKLKNRQLKQENVAKKQRKEQKRLRQAMKGATLQIPRPLETYRKRPEEEEEEEEFLESLPTDMLDEEDLQQMTAMARKASFITRDLSSCGSVHSGKKRGADVVRGYEKVPRKMARMEEKEVIHLLPFKDKSGVIPRSVERAAKQPRKEEEEEEEEEPAETAEPEEDEGASSSYVEMTPEEREQFRVNTLNMKKQRIATLASAIISDPLNNMKRVKEMRGMMMEADPCVAVSVRKMVMVSLTEVFKDIAPTYRIRPLTAAEKNTKVKKETQQLREFEESIVSQYKFFLEDLEQTIKDWKQKKRKRSQAVSVQSYRGLAEVSVRCLCELLLTMPHFNFHNNIIVTLVPLMNDPLKKVSDMCCDAFRKLFHDDRVGGASLATVRVISGLIKSLNYSVRPEVLRTLLSLRIKEVEMRKDLEATAPKKKFMTNKEKKKNLSRMQRKWKKAEEKLEKELLEAEASESKDKKIKLHTETLNIIFLIYFRILKKAQKSVLLPAVLEGLANFAHLINLEFFDDLLNVLQNLIQSGDLTNRESLHCIQTVFTILSGQGDALNIDPLNFYSQLYTILMRLHAGAPNEDIIIVLRCLDAMLTRRRKQVTLQRAMAFLKRLSTLSLHVLPNASVGILAANRATMHSFPKCDILLDNEIQGSGFYLAELDEPEHCNAQNTALWELHTLQRHFHPVVRQFAAHLSRGAPSEGSAALSMELCRRSPLELFEDYSVKDMTFNPPVASPASKKKDQFVDGAMLLDDELQKRVESILSAAEDTHLDFTATHH; encoded by the exons CTCCGCTCAAAGAAGCGCCGGCCAACGTTCCGCCGCCTGCTGAAGACTAGCGGCATGAAGCTGGAGAACAAGCTGAAGAACCGTCAGCTGAAGCAGGAGAATGTCGCCAAGAAGCAACGCAAGGAGCAGAAGAGGCTGCGGCAGGCCATGAAGGGCGCCACCCTACAGATACCACGCCCCCTGGAGACGTACAGGAAGAGACCAG aggaagaggaggaggaggaggagttccTGGAGAGTCTGCCCACGGACATGCTGGATGAAGAAGACCTACAGCAGATGACGGCCATGGCCCGAAAAGCATCCTTCATCACCAGAGACCTGTCGTCCTG CGGCTCGGTGCACAGCGGCAAGAAGAGGGGCGCCGACGTGGTGCGCGGCTACGAGAAGGTCCCAAGGAAAATGGCAAGGATGGAGGAGAAGGAGGTGATCCATCTGCTTCcatttaaagacaaaagtggtGTGATCCCACGCAGCGTAGAGAGAG CAGCTAAACAGCCTcgaaaggaagaagaagaggaagaggaggaggaacctGCAGAGACGGCAGAGCCTGAGGAAGAcg AGGGCGCGTCATCGAGCTACGTGGAAATGACTCCGGAGGAGAGGGAACAGTTCAGAGTTAACACATTAAACATGAAGAAGCAACGCATCGCCACCCTGGCTTCAGCCATCATTTCAGATCCACTAAACAAC ATGAAGCGTGTGAAGGAGATGCGGGGGATGATGATGGAGGCTGACCCCTGCGTGGCGGTCTCGGTGAGGAAGATGGTGATGGTCTCTCTCACGGAGGTCTTTAAAGACATCGCCCCCACCTACAGGATACGACCTCTGACCGCTGCAGAGAAGAACACCAAG GTGAAGAAAGAGACGCAGCAGCTTAGAGAGTTTGAGGAAAGTATTGTGAGTCAGTACAAGTTCTTTCTGGAGGACCTGGAACAGACCATCAAAG ACTGgaagcagaagaagaggaagcGCAGCCAGGCGGTGAGCGTCCAGTCATACCGCGGTCTGGCTGAAGTCTCTGTCCGCTGCCTGTGTGAGCTGCTGCTCACCATGCCACACTTCAACTTCCACAACAACATCATAGTCACCCTGGTTCCTCTGATGAACGACCCCCTGAAGAAG GTGTCGGATATGTGCTGCGATGCATTCAGAAAGCTCTTCCATGATGACAGAGTGGGCGGGGCATCGCTGGCCACAGTGCGGGTCATCTCTGGTCTCATAAAGAGCCTCAACTACAGCGTTAGACCTGAG GTGCTTCGTACTCTACTCAGTCTGAGGATCAAGGAGGTGGAGATGAGGAAGGACCTGGAGGCCACGGCACCAAAGAAGAAGTTCATGAcaaacaaagagaagaagaagaacctgTCCAGGATGCAGAGGAAG TGGAAGAAGGCAGAGGAGAAGCTGGAAAAGGAGCTGCTGGAGGCCGAAGCATCAGAGAGTAAAGATAAAAAGATTAAGCTG CACACTGAGACTTTGAACATCATCTTCCTGATCTACTTCAGGATCCTGAAGAAAGCTCAGAAATCTGTTCTCCTCCCTGCCGTCCTGGAAGGGCTTGCCAA TTTTGCCCATTTGATCAACCTGGAGTTCTTTGATGACCTGCTGAATGTGCTGCAGAACCTCATCCAATCAGGA GATCTGACCAATCGGGAGAGCCTCCACTGCATCCAGACAGTCTTCACCATCCTGTCTGGACAAG GTGACGCCCTGAACATCGACCCTCTGAATTTCTACTCTCAGCTTTACACAATTCTGATGCGGCTGCACGCGG GGGCGCCCAATGAGGACATCATCATTGTGCTACGGTGTCTGGACGCCATGTTGACTCGTCGCAGGAAGCAGGTGACCCTGCAGAGAGCCATGGCCTTCCTCAAGCGGCTGAGCACGCTCAGCCTGCACGTCCTGCCCAATGCCAGCGTTGGAATCCTTGCAGCAAACCGAGCCACCATGCAT TCATTCCCCAAATGCGACATCCTTTTGGACAACGAGATTCAGGGCAGTGGCTTCTACCTGGCAGAGCTGGACGAGCCTGAACACTGCAACGCTCAGAACACTGCACTCTGGGAGCTTCACACTCTCCAG AGGCATTTCCACCCGGTTGTACGGCAGTTTGCAGCTCATCTGAGTCGTGGAGCTCCCAGCGAAGGCTCGGCAGCACTGAGTATGGAGCTCTGCCGCAG GTCTCCACTGGAGCTCTTTGAAGACTACAGTGTCAAAGACATGACCTTTAACCCGCCCGTGGCTTCGCCCGCCTCCAAGAAGAAG GATCAGTTTGTAGATGGAGCGATGCTGCTGGACGACGAGCTGCAGAAACGCGTGGAGAGCATCCTGAGTGCTGCCGAGGACACACACCTGGACTTCACTGCAACACACCACTGA
- the LOC105922863 gene encoding interferon-induced protein with tetratricopeptide repeats 5 isoform X2 gives MLQQLQSRFTWNLRKEDMDMESLSTRLKEHIKLQLGRPGAVALSYSFLAYVRYLQNQPEEALSLLLQSEQKTKECYGEESERRLIVTYGDLAWLKYHTGYYLESQTYCQRVQDILKKYPSSSSTVLHPEVYGEQGWTYLKFSKSLYPKAIECFLSALEIQKDDSEWNAGYAIALFRTERNKPEPSEKPEDSAAIKQLHQALEINPDDAVLLSMLSVKLGAYKKHEEAESLVEKALKTDPENPHVLRYIAKYLRNQGENDRSIDLLERALKRTSQSAFIHHQLGLCYKKKKIAEQSSKPYKKQMVQQLRHQCIQNLEKAVKIKPSFALARADLALMYGEDKDFDRAEEMFQHCFKMFPEIPDESVCQVIHQRYAEFHFYHTKKPADAIDHYKKGLQLTPKTWEWIQCIKKLKKIADDRLSEDEDDSLAYALLAQVAKAEGDMEKAAEMFEKALDCDENNSEYLSALCELRMNLH, from the exons atgctgcagcagctgcagagtcGTTTCACCTGGAATCTGCGGAAGGAAGACATGGACATGGAGAGCCTGAGCACTCGACTTAAAGAGCACATAAAACTCCAGCTGGGTCGTCCTGGTGCTGTGGCTCTTTCGTACAGCTTCTTGGCTTACGTTAG ATACCTTCAGAACCAGCCAGAAGAGGCCCTGTCACTTCTCCTCCAATCAGAGCAGAAGACCAAGGAGTGCTACGGCGAGGAGAGTGAAAGGCGGCTCATTGTGACCTACGGAGATCTAGCCTGGCTGAAATACCACACTGGATACTACTTAGAGTCCCAGACCTACTGTCAAAGAGTACAGGACATCCTG AAGAAGTAtcccagcagctcctccacagttctCCATCCAGAGGTTTATGGGGAGCAAGGTTGGACTTACCTCAAATTTTCTAAGTCTTTATACCCCAAAGCCATCGAGTGCTTTTTAAGCGCTCTGGAGATTCAGAAGGATGACAGTGAGTGGAATGCCGGATACGCCATCGCCCTCTTCCGAACAGAAAGG AATAAACCAGAACCATCTGAAAAACCTGAGGATTCTGCTGCCATCAAACAGCTTCATCAAGCACTGGAGATAAACCCCGATGATGCCGTTCTGCTGTCCATGCTTTCTGTGAAGTTGGGTGCCtacaaaaaacatgaagaagctGAAAGTCTAGTGGAGAAGGCACTAAAGACTGACCCAGAAAACCCTCATGTACTGCGTTACATTGCCAAATACCTTCGTAACCAG GGAGAGAATGATCGGTCAATCGATTTGCTGGAGCGAGCACTGAAGAggaccagccaatcagcattcATTCACCATCAGTTGGGCCTTtgctacaaaaagaaaaagattgctGAGCAGAGCTCCAAGCCTTACAAAAAGCAAA TGGTGCAACAGCTACGACACCAGTGCATCCAGAACCTGGAAAAGGCAGTGAAGATAAAACCTTCCTTTGCTCTTGCACGGGCAGATCTGGCTCTAATGTATGGAGAGGACAAAGACTTTGACAG GGCTGAGGAGATGTTCCAGCATTGCTTCAAGATGTTCCCTGAGATACCAGACGAAAGCGTTTGTCAGGTTATTCACCAGCGTTATGCTGAATTTCATTTCTATCACACCAAAAAGCCGGCGGACGCCATCGATCACTACAAAAAG GGTCTACAGCTGACACCGAAAACGTGGGAATGGATACAGTGTATTAAG AAGCTGAAGAAGATAGCAGATGATCGCCTTTCTGAAGACGAGGATGACAGCCTAGCCTACGCTCTGTTGGCTCAAGTGGCCAAAGCGGAAGGAGACATGGAAAAAGCTGCCGAGATGTTCGAGAAAGCTCTGGACTGTGACGAAAACAACAGCGAGTACCTAAGTGCTCTGTGTGAACTGCGTATGAATTTGCACTAA
- the LOC105922863 gene encoding interferon-induced protein with tetratricopeptide repeats 5 isoform X3, with amino-acid sequence MRYLQNQPEEALSLLLQSEQKTKECYGEESERRLIVTYGDLAWLKYHTGYYLESQTYCQRVQDILKKYPSSSSTVLHPEVYGEQGWTYLKFSKSLYPKAIECFLSALEIQKDDSEWNAGYAIALFRTERNKPEPSEKPEDSAAIKQLHQALEINPDDAVLLSMLSVKLGAYKKHEEAESLVEKALKTDPENPHVLRYIAKYLRNQGENDRSIDLLERALKRTSQSAFIHHQLGLCYKKKKIAEQSSKPYKKQMVQQLRHQCIQNLEKAVKIKPSFALARADLALMYGEDKDFDRAEEMFQHCFKMFPEIPDESVCQVIHQRYAEFHFYHTKKPADAIDHYKKGLQLTPKTWEWIQCIKKLKKIADDRLSEDEDDSLAYALLAQVAKAEGDMEKAAEMFEKALDCDENNSEYLSALCELRMNLH; translated from the exons ATACCTTCAGAACCAGCCAGAAGAGGCCCTGTCACTTCTCCTCCAATCAGAGCAGAAGACCAAGGAGTGCTACGGCGAGGAGAGTGAAAGGCGGCTCATTGTGACCTACGGAGATCTAGCCTGGCTGAAATACCACACTGGATACTACTTAGAGTCCCAGACCTACTGTCAAAGAGTACAGGACATCCTG AAGAAGTAtcccagcagctcctccacagttctCCATCCAGAGGTTTATGGGGAGCAAGGTTGGACTTACCTCAAATTTTCTAAGTCTTTATACCCCAAAGCCATCGAGTGCTTTTTAAGCGCTCTGGAGATTCAGAAGGATGACAGTGAGTGGAATGCCGGATACGCCATCGCCCTCTTCCGAACAGAAAGG AATAAACCAGAACCATCTGAAAAACCTGAGGATTCTGCTGCCATCAAACAGCTTCATCAAGCACTGGAGATAAACCCCGATGATGCCGTTCTGCTGTCCATGCTTTCTGTGAAGTTGGGTGCCtacaaaaaacatgaagaagctGAAAGTCTAGTGGAGAAGGCACTAAAGACTGACCCAGAAAACCCTCATGTACTGCGTTACATTGCCAAATACCTTCGTAACCAG GGAGAGAATGATCGGTCAATCGATTTGCTGGAGCGAGCACTGAAGAggaccagccaatcagcattcATTCACCATCAGTTGGGCCTTtgctacaaaaagaaaaagattgctGAGCAGAGCTCCAAGCCTTACAAAAAGCAAA TGGTGCAACAGCTACGACACCAGTGCATCCAGAACCTGGAAAAGGCAGTGAAGATAAAACCTTCCTTTGCTCTTGCACGGGCAGATCTGGCTCTAATGTATGGAGAGGACAAAGACTTTGACAG GGCTGAGGAGATGTTCCAGCATTGCTTCAAGATGTTCCCTGAGATACCAGACGAAAGCGTTTGTCAGGTTATTCACCAGCGTTATGCTGAATTTCATTTCTATCACACCAAAAAGCCGGCGGACGCCATCGATCACTACAAAAAG GGTCTACAGCTGACACCGAAAACGTGGGAATGGATACAGTGTATTAAG AAGCTGAAGAAGATAGCAGATGATCGCCTTTCTGAAGACGAGGATGACAGCCTAGCCTACGCTCTGTTGGCTCAAGTGGCCAAAGCGGAAGGAGACATGGAAAAAGCTGCCGAGATGTTCGAGAAAGCTCTGGACTGTGACGAAAACAACAGCGAGTACCTAAGTGCTCTGTGTGAACTGCGTATGAATTTGCACTAA
- the noc3l gene encoding nucleolar complex protein 3 homolog isoform X2, producing the protein MGPLRSKKRRPTFRRLLKTSGMKLENKLKNRQLKQENVAKKQRKEQKRLRQAMKGATLQIPRPLETYRKRPEEEEEEEEFLESLPTDMLDEEDLQQMTAMARKASFITRDLSSCGSVHSGKKRGADVVRGYEKVPRKMARMEEKEVIHLLPFKDKSGVIPRSVERAKQPRKEEEEEEEEEPAETAEPEEDEGASSSYVEMTPEEREQFRVNTLNMKKQRIATLASAIISDPLNNMKRVKEMRGMMMEADPCVAVSVRKMVMVSLTEVFKDIAPTYRIRPLTAAEKNTKVKKETQQLREFEESIVSQYKFFLEDLEQTIKDWKQKKRKRSQAVSVQSYRGLAEVSVRCLCELLLTMPHFNFHNNIIVTLVPLMNDPLKKVSDMCCDAFRKLFHDDRVGGASLATVRVISGLIKSLNYSVRPEVLRTLLSLRIKEVEMRKDLEATAPKKKFMTNKEKKKNLSRMQRKWKKAEEKLEKELLEAEASESKDKKIKLHTETLNIIFLIYFRILKKAQKSVLLPAVLEGLANFAHLINLEFFDDLLNVLQNLIQSGDLTNRESLHCIQTVFTILSGQGDALNIDPLNFYSQLYTILMRLHAGAPNEDIIIVLRCLDAMLTRRRKQVTLQRAMAFLKRLSTLSLHVLPNASVGILAANRATMHSFPKCDILLDNEIQGSGFYLAELDEPEHCNAQNTALWELHTLQRHFHPVVRQFAAHLSRGAPSEGSAALSMELCRRSPLELFEDYSVKDMTFNPPVASPASKKKDQFVDGAMLLDDELQKRVESILSAAEDTHLDFTATHH; encoded by the exons CTCCGCTCAAAGAAGCGCCGGCCAACGTTCCGCCGCCTGCTGAAGACTAGCGGCATGAAGCTGGAGAACAAGCTGAAGAACCGTCAGCTGAAGCAGGAGAATGTCGCCAAGAAGCAACGCAAGGAGCAGAAGAGGCTGCGGCAGGCCATGAAGGGCGCCACCCTACAGATACCACGCCCCCTGGAGACGTACAGGAAGAGACCAG aggaagaggaggaggaggaggagttccTGGAGAGTCTGCCCACGGACATGCTGGATGAAGAAGACCTACAGCAGATGACGGCCATGGCCCGAAAAGCATCCTTCATCACCAGAGACCTGTCGTCCTG CGGCTCGGTGCACAGCGGCAAGAAGAGGGGCGCCGACGTGGTGCGCGGCTACGAGAAGGTCCCAAGGAAAATGGCAAGGATGGAGGAGAAGGAGGTGATCCATCTGCTTCcatttaaagacaaaagtggtGTGATCCCACGCAGCGTAGAGAGAG CTAAACAGCCTcgaaaggaagaagaagaggaagaggaggaggaacctGCAGAGACGGCAGAGCCTGAGGAAGAcg AGGGCGCGTCATCGAGCTACGTGGAAATGACTCCGGAGGAGAGGGAACAGTTCAGAGTTAACACATTAAACATGAAGAAGCAACGCATCGCCACCCTGGCTTCAGCCATCATTTCAGATCCACTAAACAAC ATGAAGCGTGTGAAGGAGATGCGGGGGATGATGATGGAGGCTGACCCCTGCGTGGCGGTCTCGGTGAGGAAGATGGTGATGGTCTCTCTCACGGAGGTCTTTAAAGACATCGCCCCCACCTACAGGATACGACCTCTGACCGCTGCAGAGAAGAACACCAAG GTGAAGAAAGAGACGCAGCAGCTTAGAGAGTTTGAGGAAAGTATTGTGAGTCAGTACAAGTTCTTTCTGGAGGACCTGGAACAGACCATCAAAG ACTGgaagcagaagaagaggaagcGCAGCCAGGCGGTGAGCGTCCAGTCATACCGCGGTCTGGCTGAAGTCTCTGTCCGCTGCCTGTGTGAGCTGCTGCTCACCATGCCACACTTCAACTTCCACAACAACATCATAGTCACCCTGGTTCCTCTGATGAACGACCCCCTGAAGAAG GTGTCGGATATGTGCTGCGATGCATTCAGAAAGCTCTTCCATGATGACAGAGTGGGCGGGGCATCGCTGGCCACAGTGCGGGTCATCTCTGGTCTCATAAAGAGCCTCAACTACAGCGTTAGACCTGAG GTGCTTCGTACTCTACTCAGTCTGAGGATCAAGGAGGTGGAGATGAGGAAGGACCTGGAGGCCACGGCACCAAAGAAGAAGTTCATGAcaaacaaagagaagaagaagaacctgTCCAGGATGCAGAGGAAG TGGAAGAAGGCAGAGGAGAAGCTGGAAAAGGAGCTGCTGGAGGCCGAAGCATCAGAGAGTAAAGATAAAAAGATTAAGCTG CACACTGAGACTTTGAACATCATCTTCCTGATCTACTTCAGGATCCTGAAGAAAGCTCAGAAATCTGTTCTCCTCCCTGCCGTCCTGGAAGGGCTTGCCAA TTTTGCCCATTTGATCAACCTGGAGTTCTTTGATGACCTGCTGAATGTGCTGCAGAACCTCATCCAATCAGGA GATCTGACCAATCGGGAGAGCCTCCACTGCATCCAGACAGTCTTCACCATCCTGTCTGGACAAG GTGACGCCCTGAACATCGACCCTCTGAATTTCTACTCTCAGCTTTACACAATTCTGATGCGGCTGCACGCGG GGGCGCCCAATGAGGACATCATCATTGTGCTACGGTGTCTGGACGCCATGTTGACTCGTCGCAGGAAGCAGGTGACCCTGCAGAGAGCCATGGCCTTCCTCAAGCGGCTGAGCACGCTCAGCCTGCACGTCCTGCCCAATGCCAGCGTTGGAATCCTTGCAGCAAACCGAGCCACCATGCAT TCATTCCCCAAATGCGACATCCTTTTGGACAACGAGATTCAGGGCAGTGGCTTCTACCTGGCAGAGCTGGACGAGCCTGAACACTGCAACGCTCAGAACACTGCACTCTGGGAGCTTCACACTCTCCAG AGGCATTTCCACCCGGTTGTACGGCAGTTTGCAGCTCATCTGAGTCGTGGAGCTCCCAGCGAAGGCTCGGCAGCACTGAGTATGGAGCTCTGCCGCAG GTCTCCACTGGAGCTCTTTGAAGACTACAGTGTCAAAGACATGACCTTTAACCCGCCCGTGGCTTCGCCCGCCTCCAAGAAGAAG GATCAGTTTGTAGATGGAGCGATGCTGCTGGACGACGAGCTGCAGAAACGCGTGGAGAGCATCCTGAGTGCTGCCGAGGACACACACCTGGACTTCACTGCAACACACCACTGA
- the LOC105922863 gene encoding interferon-induced protein with tetratricopeptide repeats 5 isoform X1 gives MSDSSGSSALCSMLQQLQSRFTWNLRKEDMDMESLSTRLKEHIKLQLGRPGAVALSYSFLAYVRYLQNQPEEALSLLLQSEQKTKECYGEESERRLIVTYGDLAWLKYHTGYYLESQTYCQRVQDILKKYPSSSSTVLHPEVYGEQGWTYLKFSKSLYPKAIECFLSALEIQKDDSEWNAGYAIALFRTERNKPEPSEKPEDSAAIKQLHQALEINPDDAVLLSMLSVKLGAYKKHEEAESLVEKALKTDPENPHVLRYIAKYLRNQGENDRSIDLLERALKRTSQSAFIHHQLGLCYKKKKIAEQSSKPYKKQMVQQLRHQCIQNLEKAVKIKPSFALARADLALMYGEDKDFDRAEEMFQHCFKMFPEIPDESVCQVIHQRYAEFHFYHTKKPADAIDHYKKGLQLTPKTWEWIQCIKKLKKIADDRLSEDEDDSLAYALLAQVAKAEGDMEKAAEMFEKALDCDENNSEYLSALCELRMNLH, from the exons TGACAGCAGCGGCAGCAGTGCTCTGTGTTCcatgctgcagcagctgcagagtcGTTTCACCTGGAATCTGCGGAAGGAAGACATGGACATGGAGAGCCTGAGCACTCGACTTAAAGAGCACATAAAACTCCAGCTGGGTCGTCCTGGTGCTGTGGCTCTTTCGTACAGCTTCTTGGCTTACGTTAG ATACCTTCAGAACCAGCCAGAAGAGGCCCTGTCACTTCTCCTCCAATCAGAGCAGAAGACCAAGGAGTGCTACGGCGAGGAGAGTGAAAGGCGGCTCATTGTGACCTACGGAGATCTAGCCTGGCTGAAATACCACACTGGATACTACTTAGAGTCCCAGACCTACTGTCAAAGAGTACAGGACATCCTG AAGAAGTAtcccagcagctcctccacagttctCCATCCAGAGGTTTATGGGGAGCAAGGTTGGACTTACCTCAAATTTTCTAAGTCTTTATACCCCAAAGCCATCGAGTGCTTTTTAAGCGCTCTGGAGATTCAGAAGGATGACAGTGAGTGGAATGCCGGATACGCCATCGCCCTCTTCCGAACAGAAAGG AATAAACCAGAACCATCTGAAAAACCTGAGGATTCTGCTGCCATCAAACAGCTTCATCAAGCACTGGAGATAAACCCCGATGATGCCGTTCTGCTGTCCATGCTTTCTGTGAAGTTGGGTGCCtacaaaaaacatgaagaagctGAAAGTCTAGTGGAGAAGGCACTAAAGACTGACCCAGAAAACCCTCATGTACTGCGTTACATTGCCAAATACCTTCGTAACCAG GGAGAGAATGATCGGTCAATCGATTTGCTGGAGCGAGCACTGAAGAggaccagccaatcagcattcATTCACCATCAGTTGGGCCTTtgctacaaaaagaaaaagattgctGAGCAGAGCTCCAAGCCTTACAAAAAGCAAA TGGTGCAACAGCTACGACACCAGTGCATCCAGAACCTGGAAAAGGCAGTGAAGATAAAACCTTCCTTTGCTCTTGCACGGGCAGATCTGGCTCTAATGTATGGAGAGGACAAAGACTTTGACAG GGCTGAGGAGATGTTCCAGCATTGCTTCAAGATGTTCCCTGAGATACCAGACGAAAGCGTTTGTCAGGTTATTCACCAGCGTTATGCTGAATTTCATTTCTATCACACCAAAAAGCCGGCGGACGCCATCGATCACTACAAAAAG GGTCTACAGCTGACACCGAAAACGTGGGAATGGATACAGTGTATTAAG AAGCTGAAGAAGATAGCAGATGATCGCCTTTCTGAAGACGAGGATGACAGCCTAGCCTACGCTCTGTTGGCTCAAGTGGCCAAAGCGGAAGGAGACATGGAAAAAGCTGCCGAGATGTTCGAGAAAGCTCTGGACTGTGACGAAAACAACAGCGAGTACCTAAGTGCTCTGTGTGAACTGCGTATGAATTTGCACTAA